The following proteins are encoded in a genomic region of Mycobacterium sp. 155:
- the brxC gene encoding BREX system P-loop protein BrxC, which translates to MQLNEIFAKDVARPIEGVIKADDVAHLGIEVDEYVLTNEAAKGVELLLEAYSNYTNANGVWISGFFGSGKSHLLKMLAHLLGDVEGQDFDRAAVVNSFRAKATDKFLPALLTKSEGIPAKSLLFNIDQKATLITKDQTDALLKVFVKVFDESRGYYGNQGHVARFERDLDSRGQYDAFRTAFERIAGIPWSQGREQSALEAAEIDAAFSEVDGSATEGIIKQYSASYAVSIEDFADEVTAWLDNQDKGFRLNFFVDEVGQFIGSNTHLMLNLQTIAESLNTKCQGRAWVFVTSQEDMDKVVGDRTKQQGNDFSKIQARFATRVKLTSADVEEVIRKRLLEKNQSGTAALAAIYAKESANFKTLFDFVDGGKSYRNFTDEEHFVGTYPFVSYQFPLFQAAIEGISDHNVFEGRNSSVGERSMLGVVQQVAKDIGDLEVGNIATFDRMFAGVRASLKSAAQRSIDVAERNLDDPLAVRLLKALFLVKYIEGFQATARNLTVLVYDRFGLDLPALSDMVKAGLTELERQTYIQRNGDVYEYLTNEEQVIEEEIKNVDIDASEVGSRLFKILSGDVIKTTKLRYAKNGQDFAFGFRLDDQPYGQQRELSVHFITPEYPYTPDEIRMHSAGKDELRVVLEPDERVLPDLRLLIKTEKYTKRKQTTTLSAIERQILQTKATQNDAREKELIERIRRAVGQSTLIIHATDVASGASDPVGRVTDGFQDLVSRTYTQLKLLGGVTYSEKQVAGAANPGDELFSTDELTRLAMPGADVLALVQRKVGQGEQVTVKTIIDAFQAKPYGWDLGSIEVVLGYLVGASKITLTVDGNVLKRSEVAAALRNTQKHAHVVVAQQKSFDDRKVAAFRKFCTEFFDDGSAPKDAQELARYGADKLKSKLDELKRTVVVSSYPFIEQLNGPIGLLEQATGKGNDWYLADFSLGDDLLDAKQDVLDPIESFLNGAQHEIYDDAVKLLAADAGNLSYLPGGSDDGVRAGLADPNAFRGNRMVQLKQATDALRTLIGDAVAQDRATVASAVEERKSELLASAYYEKATDAAQQSVVQAVDQTLARIDTEGQIAVLLQIGSGFEDNVYPELIDLLATSPRGGGASPTKRTVSIKTVSVPGVSGFLETDADVDKYLAALRAALVRTLSDEKRIAL; encoded by the coding sequence ATGCAGCTCAACGAGATCTTCGCGAAGGATGTAGCGCGCCCCATCGAGGGGGTCATCAAGGCTGACGATGTCGCGCACCTCGGTATCGAGGTCGACGAGTACGTCCTCACCAACGAGGCCGCCAAGGGGGTTGAACTGCTCCTAGAGGCATATAGCAACTACACCAACGCCAACGGGGTGTGGATCTCTGGTTTCTTCGGGTCGGGTAAATCGCACCTGTTGAAGATGCTCGCCCACCTCCTCGGCGATGTGGAAGGCCAGGACTTCGACCGCGCGGCCGTCGTCAATAGTTTCCGCGCCAAGGCAACCGACAAGTTTCTGCCCGCGTTGCTGACCAAGTCCGAGGGTATTCCGGCGAAGAGCCTGCTGTTCAACATCGACCAGAAGGCGACGCTGATCACCAAGGATCAGACCGATGCCCTGCTGAAGGTGTTCGTCAAAGTTTTTGACGAATCCCGCGGCTACTACGGCAATCAGGGCCATGTCGCGCGGTTTGAGCGCGACCTCGACAGTCGAGGTCAGTACGACGCTTTCAGGACGGCCTTCGAACGCATCGCGGGTATCCCGTGGTCGCAGGGACGGGAGCAGAGCGCGCTGGAGGCCGCGGAAATCGACGCCGCGTTCAGCGAGGTCGACGGTAGTGCGACCGAGGGCATCATCAAGCAGTACAGCGCCTCATACGCGGTGTCCATCGAGGATTTCGCCGATGAGGTCACGGCTTGGTTAGACAATCAGGACAAGGGTTTTCGGCTCAATTTCTTCGTCGATGAGGTCGGCCAGTTCATCGGGTCAAACACGCACTTGATGCTGAACCTACAAACCATCGCCGAAAGCCTCAACACCAAATGCCAGGGACGGGCCTGGGTGTTCGTGACCTCCCAAGAGGACATGGACAAGGTGGTCGGCGACCGCACCAAGCAGCAAGGCAACGATTTCTCCAAGATCCAGGCCCGTTTCGCCACCCGCGTGAAGCTCACCAGCGCGGATGTCGAAGAGGTCATCCGCAAGCGCCTGCTGGAGAAAAACCAATCCGGCACCGCCGCACTCGCAGCGATCTACGCCAAGGAATCGGCCAACTTCAAGACGCTGTTCGACTTTGTGGACGGCGGCAAGTCCTACCGCAACTTCACCGACGAAGAGCATTTCGTCGGAACGTATCCGTTTGTCAGCTACCAGTTCCCGCTGTTTCAGGCAGCCATCGAAGGCATCTCTGATCACAACGTCTTCGAGGGACGTAACAGCTCGGTCGGTGAGCGGTCGATGCTTGGTGTCGTCCAGCAGGTCGCCAAGGACATTGGCGATCTCGAAGTCGGCAATATCGCGACTTTCGACCGCATGTTCGCCGGTGTCCGAGCCTCGTTGAAGTCCGCCGCCCAGCGCTCCATCGATGTTGCTGAACGTAATCTGGACGATCCATTGGCCGTCCGACTGCTCAAGGCGCTCTTCCTCGTCAAGTACATCGAAGGCTTCCAGGCCACGGCACGCAATCTCACTGTGTTGGTCTACGACCGCTTCGGCCTCGACCTCCCTGCGTTGTCGGACATGGTCAAAGCGGGACTGACCGAACTGGAGAGGCAGACCTATATCCAGCGCAACGGCGACGTCTACGAGTACCTGACGAATGAAGAGCAGGTTATCGAGGAGGAGATCAAGAACGTCGACATCGACGCCTCGGAGGTTGGCAGCCGGCTGTTCAAGATCCTGTCCGGTGATGTCATCAAGACCACCAAGTTGCGGTATGCGAAGAATGGCCAGGATTTTGCGTTCGGTTTCCGACTCGATGACCAGCCCTACGGTCAGCAGCGGGAGCTGTCGGTCCACTTCATCACGCCGGAGTATCCGTACACCCCGGATGAGATCCGGATGCACAGCGCCGGAAAGGATGAACTGCGCGTCGTCCTTGAACCCGATGAGCGGGTACTACCCGATCTCCGGTTGCTCATCAAGACCGAGAAATACACCAAACGCAAGCAGACCACCACGCTGTCGGCAATCGAACGCCAGATTCTGCAAACCAAGGCCACCCAGAACGACGCGCGAGAAAAGGAACTGATAGAACGCATTCGCCGCGCCGTCGGGCAATCGACCCTCATCATTCACGCGACGGACGTGGCCTCTGGCGCATCGGATCCGGTCGGCCGGGTGACCGACGGTTTCCAGGATCTGGTGAGTCGCACCTACACCCAGCTCAAGCTGCTCGGTGGTGTCACGTACAGCGAGAAACAAGTGGCTGGCGCGGCGAACCCCGGCGACGAACTCTTTTCCACCGATGAGCTGACCCGACTTGCGATGCCCGGCGCCGATGTGCTGGCCCTGGTCCAACGCAAAGTTGGCCAGGGCGAACAGGTCACGGTCAAGACGATTATCGATGCCTTCCAGGCCAAGCCATACGGCTGGGACCTCGGCTCGATCGAGGTCGTGCTCGGCTACCTGGTCGGCGCGTCGAAAATCACCCTGACGGTGGACGGGAACGTGCTCAAGCGCAGCGAAGTAGCCGCGGCGCTCCGCAACACGCAGAAGCATGCGCATGTTGTTGTTGCCCAGCAGAAGTCGTTCGACGACCGCAAGGTTGCCGCGTTCCGCAAGTTCTGCACGGAGTTCTTCGACGACGGCAGTGCGCCCAAAGACGCCCAGGAGTTGGCCCGCTACGGGGCCGACAAGCTCAAGTCCAAGCTCGATGAACTCAAGCGCACGGTCGTCGTTTCCAGCTACCCGTTCATCGAACAACTCAACGGCCCAATCGGCCTGCTCGAACAGGCGACAGGCAAAGGTAACGATTGGTACCTCGCCGATTTCAGCCTTGGCGACGATCTGCTCGACGCCAAACAGGACGTCCTCGACCCGATCGAATCGTTCCTCAACGGTGCACAGCACGAGATCTACGACGACGCCGTAAAACTGCTCGCTGCCGACGCCGGCAACCTGAGTTACCTGCCGGGCGGCAGTGATGACGGAGTCCGAGCCGGACTGGCTGACCCGAACGCATTCCGGGGCAACCGGATGGTTCAGCTCAAGCAGGCTACCGACGCCTTACGAACGCTGATCGGTGACGCTGTCGCGCAAGACCGCGCGACCGTCGCCTCTGCGGTCGAAGAGCGCAAATCCGAGCTTCTTGCCAGTGCCTACTACGAGAAGGCGACCGACGCCGCGCAGCAGAGCGTGGTCCAAGCAGTCGATCAGACGCTCGCGCGGATCGACACCGAAGGTCAGATCGCCGTCTTGCTGCAAATCGGTAGTGGCTTTGAGGACAACGTCTACCCCGAACTGATCGACCTTTTAGCGACGTCCCCACGGGGCGGTGGCGCTTCGCCGACTAAGCGGACGGTGTCGATCAAGACCGTTTCCGTTCCGGGAGTCTCTGGCTTTCTCGAAACCGATGCTGACGTCGACAAGTACCTCGCGGCTCTTCGCGCTGCCCTCGTCCGAACCTTGAGCGACGAAAAGCGGATCGCGCTCTGA
- the pglX gene encoding BREX-1 system adenine-specific DNA-methyltransferase PglX, which produces MDTSALKSFAPWARTALINEVTGRIAAVLGPASRERIEQPRAIAALENTVKDAGNGDTGRAAVAEQVAYTWFNRIIALRFMDANGYTGIGVVSPQAGIEVGQPEILADAKAGNLDSEVVSPKVRDTVSALLNGTRRSSDPQGEAYALLLTEYCRFWNRAMPFMFEREGDFTELLMPANLLADESVLNRAVKVMTVEVCKDVEAIGWLYQFYISERKDEVFAGFKKGKKAGAAEIPAATQLFTPHWIVRYLVENSLGRLWMLNRPNSRLVDQMEYYIAPVDEETDFLKITGPEELTVIDPACGSGHMLTYAFDLLYAIYEEEGYSPSEIPGLILEKNLFGVEIDRRAGALAAFALTMKGRKQQRTFFSKKIMPNICVLEPIRFAPQELDFLLTSDGDQDEEISFWNQFQHADIFGSLIRSDRNLTARLAHHFASLDDDGDMLKRDLIDRAKLVLTQAKYLSSRYAVAIANPPYMSNRNMDATLASWAKSKYSTSKNDVFSMFIERCMQLATTHGMVAMITMQSWMFLSTFEKFRSQIVKRAPIVTMAHMGTGAFDSIGGEVVSTTAFVLDVGRDIDKPGIFIRLIEARNELQKRSALLEARHHQPFRVYELSSSQLALIPGEPIAYWIHPELRKAFVTTKTFGSDFSPKKGNDTGDNATFLRRWWEVSHSSIAFDISSSTDAVASKRRWFPYNKGGGFRKWYGNFDLVVDWENNGQKIRSFTDDSGRLRSNLRNQNFYFRDGVTWSDVSSTSFGARYLPKGFLCDNSGSACYGSAATLPSALGFLCSTVAYEMLMAMNPTLHFQAGNLANLPLRIVDDGSLNQTVADCVTISKEDWSKREIAWTFKTSPLTPHCDRPPALKRVWSQWASDRKAVEEKLKKLEVSNNRIWIDEFGLQGIVSESVIPYETTLIRASPMNDTVDLISYAVGCMFGRYSLDEPGLILADQGATLQDYLAKVPNPTFTPDTDNVLPIIDGDWFEDDIVARFRQFLRAAFGEEHFEENLRFVTESLGFKDIRDYFVKSFYKDHVQRYKKRPIYWLFSSPKGSFNALIYMHRYTPSTVSTVLNEYLREYKAKLKASMENQERVATGGGTAREQAKAQKEADRLRKVLLELGEYEHDVLYPLASQQIKIDLDDGVKANYPKFGAALKKIPGLEAAE; this is translated from the coding sequence ATGGACACCTCGGCACTGAAATCCTTTGCACCATGGGCACGGACAGCTCTTATCAATGAAGTGACCGGGCGCATCGCCGCGGTCCTCGGTCCCGCTTCACGAGAACGTATTGAGCAACCCAGAGCTATCGCTGCCTTGGAGAATACCGTCAAGGATGCTGGCAACGGAGATACCGGCCGCGCGGCGGTCGCAGAGCAGGTTGCTTACACCTGGTTCAACCGGATCATCGCGCTGCGGTTCATGGATGCCAATGGCTACACCGGTATCGGCGTCGTCTCACCGCAGGCCGGTATAGAGGTGGGACAGCCGGAAATCCTCGCTGACGCCAAAGCCGGAAACCTCGACTCCGAAGTAGTCAGTCCGAAAGTCCGCGACACCGTCTCGGCACTGCTCAATGGGACCCGCCGCAGTTCGGACCCGCAAGGTGAGGCATACGCGCTGCTACTCACTGAGTACTGCCGTTTCTGGAACCGCGCTATGCCCTTCATGTTCGAGCGCGAAGGCGACTTCACCGAACTGCTCATGCCGGCCAACCTGCTGGCCGATGAGTCAGTGCTGAACCGCGCGGTCAAGGTGATGACCGTGGAAGTCTGCAAGGACGTCGAGGCAATCGGCTGGCTGTACCAGTTCTACATCTCCGAACGCAAAGACGAGGTGTTCGCCGGCTTCAAGAAGGGTAAGAAAGCTGGCGCAGCGGAGATTCCCGCGGCGACACAGCTTTTCACTCCGCATTGGATCGTGCGGTATCTGGTGGAGAACTCTCTCGGGCGGCTCTGGATGCTCAATCGCCCGAATTCACGTCTCGTCGATCAGATGGAGTACTACATCGCCCCGGTCGACGAAGAGACCGACTTCCTGAAGATCACCGGCCCCGAAGAACTTACGGTCATCGACCCGGCCTGCGGGTCCGGTCACATGCTCACCTATGCCTTCGACCTGCTATATGCGATCTATGAGGAAGAGGGGTACTCGCCATCTGAGATCCCGGGGCTGATCCTTGAGAAGAATCTCTTTGGCGTCGAGATCGATCGACGCGCGGGCGCATTAGCGGCGTTTGCGTTGACGATGAAGGGGCGCAAGCAGCAGCGGACGTTCTTCAGCAAGAAGATCATGCCGAATATCTGTGTGCTGGAGCCAATCCGATTCGCGCCACAGGAACTCGACTTCTTGTTGACATCGGATGGCGACCAGGATGAAGAGATTTCATTCTGGAATCAGTTCCAGCACGCCGACATCTTCGGGTCGCTCATCCGATCAGATCGGAATCTGACCGCACGACTTGCACATCATTTTGCTTCACTCGATGACGACGGCGACATGCTGAAACGCGACCTAATCGACAGGGCCAAGCTCGTCCTTACCCAGGCCAAGTACCTATCGTCTCGATATGCCGTTGCTATAGCTAATCCTCCCTATATGAGCAACCGAAACATGGACGCGACGCTGGCTTCTTGGGCGAAGTCTAAGTATTCAACAAGCAAGAATGATGTCTTCTCGATGTTTATCGAGCGCTGCATGCAATTGGCGACAACGCATGGAATGGTCGCTATGATTACCATGCAAAGCTGGATGTTTCTAAGTACTTTTGAAAAATTTCGATCTCAGATCGTGAAGCGTGCCCCAATTGTCACGATGGCCCATATGGGCACCGGTGCATTTGACTCGATTGGAGGAGAGGTCGTATCGACCACTGCCTTCGTTCTTGACGTCGGTCGCGATATAGATAAACCGGGAATATTTATTCGGCTTATTGAGGCGCGCAATGAACTGCAGAAGCGATCGGCTCTGTTGGAAGCACGTCACCATCAGCCGTTTAGAGTCTATGAACTAAGCAGTTCGCAATTAGCACTCATTCCTGGCGAACCGATCGCGTACTGGATACACCCGGAATTACGCAAAGCTTTTGTCACTACTAAGACATTCGGTAGCGACTTCAGCCCTAAGAAAGGAAACGATACCGGCGATAACGCTACATTCCTCCGTAGATGGTGGGAGGTCAGCCACTCTTCGATAGCGTTCGACATTAGCTCCAGCACCGATGCAGTCGCATCGAAGCGCCGGTGGTTCCCTTACAATAAGGGCGGCGGGTTTAGGAAATGGTATGGAAATTTTGACCTGGTTGTTGACTGGGAGAACAATGGACAGAAAATTCGATCATTTACCGATGATTCCGGGCGACTTAGAAGCAACTTAAGAAACCAAAATTTCTATTTCAGAGATGGCGTGACTTGGTCGGATGTGAGTTCGACTAGTTTCGGAGCACGGTATTTGCCTAAGGGTTTTCTTTGCGATAATAGCGGATCTGCTTGCTACGGAAGCGCCGCAACACTCCCGTCAGCATTAGGGTTCCTTTGCTCAACGGTTGCCTACGAGATGCTCATGGCGATGAATCCTACATTGCATTTCCAAGCTGGCAACCTTGCCAACCTTCCCTTAAGGATCGTTGATGACGGATCTTTGAATCAAACCGTCGCAGATTGCGTCACTATTTCCAAGGAAGACTGGTCCAAGCGGGAGATCGCATGGACATTCAAGACATCTCCACTTACGCCGCATTGCGATCGACCACCGGCTCTTAAGCGCGTATGGTCCCAGTGGGCAAGCGACCGCAAGGCCGTAGAAGAAAAGTTAAAGAAACTTGAGGTCAGCAACAATCGAATTTGGATCGATGAGTTTGGGCTTCAGGGAATTGTGAGCGAGTCTGTGATTCCATACGAGACCACTCTGATCCGTGCATCCCCCATGAATGACACAGTGGATCTTATCTCCTACGCAGTCGGCTGCATGTTCGGCCGATACAGCCTCGACGAACCGGGCCTGATCCTCGCCGACCAAGGCGCGACGCTGCAGGACTACCTCGCCAAGGTACCGAACCCGACCTTCACCCCTGACACCGACAACGTCCTCCCCATCATCGACGGTGACTGGTTCGAGGACGACATCGTCGCGCGGTTCCGCCAGTTCCTCCGGGCCGCTTTCGGCGAAGAACACTTCGAGGAGAACCTGCGTTTTGTCACCGAGTCCCTGGGGTTCAAGGACATTCGTGACTACTTCGTAAAGTCCTTCTACAAGGACCATGTCCAGCGCTACAAGAAGCGCCCGATCTATTGGCTATTCTCCAGCCCCAAGGGCTCATTCAACGCGCTCATCTACATGCACCGATACACGCCGTCGACGGTGTCGACCGTGCTCAATGAGTACCTGCGCGAGTACAAGGCCAAACTCAAGGCCAGCATGGAGAATCAGGAGCGCGTAGCGACCGGCGGCGGGACCGCACGGGAACAGGCCAAAGCGCAGAAGGAAGCCGACCGACTCCGCAAGGTGCTGCTAGAGCTGGGCGAGTATGAGCACGACGTGCTCTACCCCTTGGCATCACAGCAGATCAAAATCGATCTCGACGACGGCGTGAAGGCCAACTACCCGAAGTTCGGTGCGGCACTGAAGAAGATCCCGGGCCTGGAAGCCGCCGAATGA
- the pglZ gene encoding BREX-1 system phosphatase PglZ type A, with protein MSSVAAVLPHLKRRFENHRIVFWHDPDGQYTDDLETLNLPDVQTIRVTNDEYGIKHRLLHVEPTAKFLVYRSGPCPTGIGNWLLDLELAYGTFTANRASLVAQDLGLTAEGINDAVRDHEKFFNATKRIQSLTVLLSPDDDATDLCAKMSAVVLGQRENSFLEITRTLLIENAEDQRAKYDALVEFGLDEFYWRGAASIYGYESASPSVYDLVLWIFRQAMEGFESDRPGGLRNIQLDFASLRNDRRSQKALTALAKRTARNRNYASSIEDTNFRDLVDVDIFEETDLKITSDLARAVAEQTITAHDVAEIVRARQNTVWIDDYKQRYTAIASASELLTKLTTVDFTMSSFDNGLERYCREWFRIDQLYRQFVFAYRAAEHQQSLEPLREQVEKRYVNTFVYELGSAWQQQVDSVDSWSSSALQPQTSFYTNYVGPILRDNKKAVVIISDALRYEVADELRTRIRQEDRFDASLDAVLGVLPSHTKLGMAALLPHRTLTYSADLSTALVDGQPTNSTALRGKVLTTVGGSAIGAEDYKGRSGDERRELFRNNRVLFIYHDRIDATGDKLSTERQVFEAVAATLRDIVDLVKKAASANATNIFVTADHGFLFQNHDLADAFFLSTKPEGDDIKATNKRYVLGHGLKTDPAFTMFTSAQLGLDGDLEAQVPKSIHRLRLAGGGSRYVHGGAALQEIVVPVLTVTKKRKSDTRQVDVEIRPESDKITTGQVVVRLRQAESVSDKVQPRTLRAGLYVGEALISNQIKMTFDQQSTDKRDRDQNARMLLSADADAYHNREVEFRLEEQIPNTSQWRTYRKTTYTLKRSFASDFDF; from the coding sequence ATGAGTTCAGTAGCCGCAGTTCTCCCCCATCTGAAGCGCCGCTTCGAAAACCACCGAATCGTCTTCTGGCATGATCCGGACGGCCAGTACACCGACGACCTGGAGACCCTGAACCTGCCCGACGTGCAGACGATCCGGGTCACCAACGATGAATACGGGATCAAACACCGGCTATTGCACGTGGAGCCGACAGCCAAATTCCTCGTCTATAGGTCCGGCCCATGCCCCACGGGGATCGGGAACTGGCTGCTGGACCTGGAATTGGCCTACGGCACCTTCACCGCGAACCGCGCGTCCTTGGTCGCGCAGGACCTCGGGCTGACTGCCGAGGGAATCAACGATGCGGTCCGCGATCACGAGAAGTTCTTCAACGCCACCAAACGAATTCAGAGCCTCACGGTCCTGTTGAGCCCCGACGATGACGCGACAGACCTTTGCGCGAAGATGTCGGCGGTGGTGCTCGGGCAGCGCGAGAACTCTTTCTTGGAGATCACTCGTACGCTGTTGATCGAGAATGCCGAAGATCAGCGAGCCAAGTATGACGCACTTGTCGAGTTCGGGCTCGACGAGTTCTACTGGCGGGGCGCCGCGTCGATCTACGGCTACGAGTCCGCGTCACCAAGCGTCTACGACTTGGTGCTCTGGATCTTCCGGCAAGCAATGGAGGGGTTTGAGTCCGATAGACCGGGCGGCTTGCGCAATATCCAGCTTGACTTCGCAAGCCTGCGCAACGACCGTCGCAGCCAGAAAGCTCTCACCGCACTGGCCAAACGCACAGCCCGCAATCGGAATTACGCATCCTCCATCGAGGACACCAACTTTCGAGACCTTGTCGATGTCGACATCTTTGAGGAGACCGATCTGAAGATCACAAGCGACCTCGCCCGCGCGGTGGCTGAACAAACCATCACCGCCCACGACGTCGCCGAGATCGTGCGTGCACGCCAAAACACCGTGTGGATCGACGATTACAAGCAGCGCTACACCGCTATCGCCAGCGCGTCGGAACTGCTGACCAAACTCACCACGGTCGATTTCACTATGTCGTCGTTCGACAACGGGCTGGAGCGGTACTGCCGCGAATGGTTCCGGATCGATCAGCTGTACCGCCAGTTCGTCTTCGCCTATCGAGCCGCTGAACATCAGCAGTCGCTGGAACCTCTGCGCGAGCAGGTTGAGAAGCGCTACGTCAACACCTTTGTCTACGAGTTGGGCAGCGCATGGCAGCAGCAGGTGGACAGCGTGGATTCCTGGAGTTCCTCGGCCTTGCAACCGCAAACGTCGTTCTACACGAACTACGTCGGCCCCATCCTGCGCGACAACAAGAAGGCCGTCGTCATCATCTCCGACGCCCTACGTTACGAAGTCGCCGACGAACTGCGTACCCGTATCCGGCAGGAGGACCGGTTCGACGCCTCCCTGGACGCCGTACTGGGTGTGCTGCCGAGTCACACCAAACTGGGGATGGCGGCCCTGCTTCCGCACCGGACTCTGACGTATTCCGCCGACCTCAGTACGGCCCTGGTCGATGGTCAGCCCACGAACAGCACGGCGTTACGTGGGAAAGTCCTTACCACGGTAGGTGGTTCGGCGATCGGGGCGGAGGACTACAAGGGGCGCAGCGGAGACGAGCGCCGCGAATTGTTCCGGAACAATCGGGTGCTGTTTATCTACCACGATCGTATCGATGCCACCGGTGACAAGCTGAGTACTGAACGGCAAGTCTTCGAGGCCGTAGCGGCTACGCTGCGCGACATCGTCGATCTGGTGAAGAAGGCGGCCAGTGCCAACGCTACGAACATCTTCGTCACCGCCGATCACGGATTTCTGTTCCAAAATCATGACCTGGCCGACGCGTTCTTCCTCTCCACAAAGCCGGAAGGCGACGACATCAAGGCCACCAACAAACGCTACGTCCTAGGGCATGGATTGAAGACCGACCCAGCGTTCACGATGTTCACCTCCGCGCAGCTGGGACTCGACGGCGACCTGGAAGCGCAAGTCCCCAAGTCGATCCACCGGCTCCGGCTGGCAGGCGGGGGCTCGCGCTACGTGCACGGCGGCGCGGCGTTGCAAGAAATCGTCGTGCCGGTTCTCACCGTGACTAAGAAACGCAAGAGTGATACCCGACAGGTCGATGTCGAGATCCGGCCGGAGTCCGACAAGATCACCACGGGCCAGGTCGTCGTTCGACTGCGCCAGGCCGAATCCGTCAGCGACAAGGTCCAGCCCCGCACCCTCCGTGCGGGCCTGTACGTCGGGGAAGCCCTGATCTCCAACCAAATCAAGATGACGTTCGACCAGCAGTCGACCGATAAGCGCGACCGCGACCAGAACGCCCGGATGTTGCTGAGCGCCGATGCCGACGCCTACCACAACCGCGAGGTGGAGTTCCGACTCGAAGAGCAGATTCCCAACACCAGCCAGTGGCGCACCTACCGCAAGACGACGTACACGCTCAAGCGGTCCTTCGCCTCGGACTTCGATTTCTAA